Proteins encoded in a region of the Methylobacterium radiotolerans JCM 2831 genome:
- a CDS encoding hydrolase, producing the protein MLSGRRLDLLDPAPGDIEIADIAHGLARVARWNGQTRGPHVFSVAQHSLLVEAVGRHLDPGCTDRDGLELLLHDAPEYVVGDIISPLKAAIGDAYRGVELRLLDAVRRRFGLAAPSAALAGLVKRADRIAAHVEAVRLAGFAREEAERYFGPSVALPAPVPALAEPWPTAEAEARFLARFTALSPP; encoded by the coding sequence ATGCTCTCCGGCCGGCGCCTAGACCTCCTCGACCCGGCGCCCGGGGACATCGAGATCGCCGACATCGCCCACGGCCTCGCCCGGGTCGCGCGCTGGAACGGCCAGACCCGCGGGCCGCACGTCTTCTCGGTGGCCCAGCACAGCCTGCTGGTCGAGGCCGTGGGCCGCCACCTCGATCCCGGCTGCACCGACCGGGACGGGCTCGAGCTGCTCCTGCACGACGCGCCGGAATACGTGGTCGGCGACATCATCTCGCCGCTCAAGGCCGCCATCGGCGACGCCTATCGCGGCGTCGAGCTGCGCCTGCTCGACGCGGTGCGCCGCCGCTTCGGCCTCGCCGCCCCGTCGGCCGCGCTCGCCGGCCTCGTGAAGCGGGCCGACCGGATCGCCGCCCACGTCGAGGCGGTGCGCCTCGCGGGCTTCGCCCGCGAGGAGGCCGAGCGCTATTTCGGCCCCTCGGTCGCCCTGCCTGCCCCGGTGCCGGCCCTGGCCGAGCCGTGGCCGACCGCCGAGGCCGAGGCGCGGTTCCTCGCGCGCTTCACCGCCCTGTCTCCGCCCTGA
- a CDS encoding tyrosine phosphatase family protein: MPTLHVCPLSRLPETVAATGASHVLTLINVGTPLERPALIDAENHAVIGVSDIAAARDGHVLPAEEHVARVLDFVRTWPREKPLVIHCYAGISRSTAAAYIAACALAPERDEAAIADALRAASPSATPNPLFVAIADRMLDRNGRMVAAIARIGRGADAFEGTPFTLALA; encoded by the coding sequence ATGCCGACCCTCCACGTCTGTCCGCTCTCGCGCCTGCCCGAGACCGTCGCCGCCACCGGCGCGAGCCACGTGCTCACGCTGATCAATGTCGGCACGCCGCTGGAGCGGCCGGCCCTGATCGACGCCGAGAACCACGCCGTCATCGGGGTCAGCGACATTGCGGCGGCGCGCGACGGACACGTTTTGCCGGCTGAAGAACACGTGGCCCGGGTCCTCGACTTCGTCCGGACCTGGCCGCGGGAGAAGCCGCTGGTGATCCACTGCTACGCCGGGATCAGCCGCTCGACGGCGGCGGCCTACATCGCGGCCTGCGCGCTGGCGCCGGAGCGCGACGAGGCGGCGATCGCCGACGCCCTGCGGGCCGCCTCGCCCTCGGCCACGCCCAACCCCCTGTTCGTGGCGATCGCCGACCGGATGCTCGACCGCAACGGCCGCATGGTCGCGGCGATCGCGCGCATCGGTCGCGGCGCCGACGCCTTCGAGGGCACGCCGTTCACCCTCGCGCTGGCGTGA
- a CDS encoding exodeoxyribonuclease VII small subunit produces MSASRPEVAPAAGDLPFEKALEQLEEIVRRLERGDVPLDESVAIYERGEVLKKHCEALLKRAEARIQRITLGSDGRPEGVAPLDMS; encoded by the coding sequence ATGAGTGCGAGCAGACCCGAGGTGGCCCCCGCCGCCGGCGACCTGCCCTTCGAGAAGGCGCTGGAACAGCTCGAGGAAATCGTGCGCCGGCTCGAGCGCGGCGACGTGCCGCTCGACGAATCGGTCGCGATCTACGAGCGCGGCGAGGTGCTGAAGAAGCATTGCGAGGCGCTGCTGAAGCGGGCCGAGGCGCGGATCCAGCGGATCACGCTGGGCTCCGACGGGCGGCCCGAGGGCGTCGCCCCACTCGACATGTCCTGA
- the dxs gene encoding 1-deoxy-D-xylulose-5-phosphate synthase, whose amino-acid sequence MAITPEQSALLDRVPSPSALRRLPESELQAVADAVRAEMIDAVSITGGHLGSGLGVVELTVALHHVFDTPDDRIVWDVGHQCYPHKILTERRDRIRTLRQGGGLSGFTKRSESVYDPFGAAHSSTSISAALGMAVARDLDNATAKQKGGAQKRRNAIAVIGDGSMSAGMAYEALNNAGALHSRLIVILNDNDMSIAPPVGAMSAYLARLASGGAYQSLRETAKQLGKLLPKALYQRAAAAEEYARSLVVGGGTMFEEMGFHYVGPVDGHNLDHLLPVLKNVRDAEHGPILLHVVTQKGKGYAPAEASADRYHGVVKFDVVSGIQAKAKPNAPAYTRVFGESLIKAADADDKVVAITAAMPGGTGIDLFGKAHPDKTFDVGIAEQHAVTFAGGLATEGYRPFVAIYSTFLQRAYDQVVHDVALQNLPVRFCLDRAGLVGADGATHAGAFDLAYLCCLPNMTVMAAADEAELVHMVATAHAHDTGPIALRYPRGEGVGVELPERGEVLAIGKGRVVRRDAEARVALLSLGTRLAEALKAADALAEQGVAVTVADARFAKPLDEALILDLARDHEVLITVEEGSRGGFGAMVLHLLAERGALDAGGVRVRTMTLPDAYQDHDSPEKMYAEAGLDAKTIVRTALATLPAETAKAEPASNVVSVRRRPR is encoded by the coding sequence GTGGCGATTACCCCCGAGCAGAGTGCACTTCTCGACCGCGTTCCGTCTCCATCGGCGCTTCGGCGTCTTCCGGAGTCGGAGCTTCAGGCGGTGGCGGACGCGGTGCGCGCCGAGATGATCGACGCGGTCTCGATCACCGGCGGCCATCTCGGCTCGGGGCTGGGCGTGGTCGAGCTGACGGTGGCGCTGCACCACGTGTTCGACACCCCCGACGACCGCATCGTCTGGGACGTCGGCCACCAGTGCTACCCCCACAAGATCCTCACCGAGCGCCGCGACCGGATCCGCACGCTGCGCCAGGGCGGCGGCCTGTCGGGCTTCACCAAGCGGAGCGAGAGCGTCTACGATCCCTTCGGCGCCGCCCACTCCTCGACCTCGATCTCGGCCGCGCTGGGCATGGCGGTCGCCCGCGACCTCGACAACGCCACCGCCAAGCAGAAGGGCGGCGCGCAGAAGCGCCGCAACGCCATCGCGGTGATCGGCGACGGCTCGATGTCGGCCGGCATGGCCTACGAGGCCCTCAACAACGCCGGCGCCCTGCACTCGCGCCTGATCGTCATCCTCAACGACAACGACATGTCGATCGCGCCCCCCGTCGGCGCCATGTCGGCCTACCTCGCAAGGCTGGCGTCGGGCGGCGCCTACCAGTCCCTGCGCGAGACCGCCAAGCAGCTCGGCAAGCTCCTGCCCAAGGCGCTCTACCAGCGCGCCGCCGCGGCCGAGGAGTACGCCCGCTCGCTGGTGGTCGGCGGCGGCACCATGTTCGAGGAGATGGGCTTCCACTACGTCGGCCCGGTCGACGGGCACAACCTCGACCACCTGCTGCCGGTGCTCAAGAACGTCCGCGACGCCGAGCACGGCCCGATCCTGCTCCACGTCGTCACCCAGAAGGGCAAGGGCTACGCGCCGGCCGAGGCCTCGGCCGACCGCTACCACGGCGTGGTCAAGTTCGACGTGGTCTCAGGGATCCAGGCCAAGGCCAAGCCGAACGCGCCGGCCTACACGCGGGTGTTCGGCGAGAGCCTGATCAAGGCGGCCGACGCCGACGACAAGGTCGTGGCGATCACCGCCGCCATGCCGGGCGGGACCGGCATCGACCTGTTCGGCAAGGCGCACCCGGACAAGACCTTCGACGTGGGCATCGCCGAGCAGCACGCGGTGACGTTCGCGGGCGGTCTGGCGACCGAGGGCTACCGGCCGTTCGTGGCGATCTACTCGACCTTCCTGCAGCGGGCCTACGACCAGGTGGTGCACGACGTGGCGCTGCAGAACCTGCCCGTGCGGTTCTGCCTGGACCGGGCGGGCCTGGTCGGCGCGGACGGGGCGACGCACGCGGGCGCGTTCGACCTGGCGTACCTGTGCTGCCTGCCGAACATGACCGTGATGGCGGCGGCCGACGAGGCCGAGCTGGTGCACATGGTGGCGACCGCCCACGCCCACGACACGGGCCCGATCGCGCTGCGCTACCCGCGCGGCGAGGGGGTGGGCGTCGAGCTTCCGGAGCGGGGCGAGGTCCTGGCGATCGGCAAGGGCCGGGTGGTGCGCCGGGACGCGGAGGCGCGGGTGGCGCTCCTGTCGCTCGGCACGCGGCTGGCGGAGGCCTTGAAGGCGGCGGACGCGCTGGCCGAGCAGGGCGTGGCGGTGACGGTGGCGGACGCGCGGTTCGCCAAGCCGCTGGACGAGGCGCTGATCCTGGATCTGGCGCGCGACCACGAGGTGCTGATCACGGTGGAGGAGGGCTCGCGGGGCGGGTTCGGCGCGATGGTGCTGCACCTGCTGGCCGAGCGCGGCGCGCTGGACGCGGGCGGCGTGCGGGTGCGGACCATGACGCTGCCGGACGCCTACCAGGACCACGACAGCCCGGAGAAGATGTACGCCGAGGCAGGCCTCGACGCCAAAACCATCGTCCGGACCGCCCTCGCCACACTGCCGGCAGAGACCGCCAAGGCCGAGCCGGCGAGCAACGTCGTGAGCGTGCGCCGCCGCCCGCGCTGA
- a CDS encoding tartrate dehydrogenase — protein MATPENSQQRRYRIAVIPGDGIGKEVVPEGVRVLEQAAKRHGFSLQLDWFDFASCDYYERHGRMMPEDWKARIETHDAIFFGAVGMPERVPDHVSLWGSLILFRREFDQYANLRPVRLMPGVKCPLADREPGDIDFWVVRENTEGEYSNAGGRMFAGTEREFALQETIMTRHGTDRILRFAFELAQKRPKKHLTSATKSNGISITMPYWDERVKAVAGAYPDVRWDQYHIDILTAHFVLNPDRFDVVVASNLFGDILSDLGPACTGTIGIAPSGNINPERVHPSVFEPVHGSAPDIAGQGIANPIGQIWSGAMMLEHLGEHAAAAEIVSGIERVLSERTLRTRDLGGNADTEACGRAVAQALG, from the coding sequence ATGGCCACTCCGGAGAACAGCCAGCAGCGCCGCTACCGCATCGCGGTGATCCCCGGCGACGGCATCGGCAAGGAGGTGGTGCCGGAGGGCGTGCGCGTGCTGGAGCAGGCCGCCAAGCGGCACGGCTTCAGCCTCCAGCTCGACTGGTTCGATTTCGCCAGCTGCGACTACTACGAGCGGCACGGCCGGATGATGCCGGAGGACTGGAAGGCGCGGATCGAGACCCACGACGCGATCTTTTTCGGCGCCGTCGGCATGCCCGAGCGGGTGCCCGACCACGTCTCCCTCTGGGGCTCGCTGATCCTGTTCCGGCGGGAATTCGACCAGTACGCCAACCTGCGTCCGGTGCGGCTGATGCCGGGGGTGAAGTGCCCGCTCGCCGACCGGGAGCCCGGCGACATCGACTTCTGGGTGGTCCGGGAGAACACCGAGGGCGAGTACTCGAACGCGGGCGGCCGGATGTTCGCCGGCACGGAGCGGGAATTCGCCCTGCAGGAGACGATCATGACCCGCCACGGGACCGACCGGATCCTCAGGTTCGCCTTCGAGCTGGCCCAGAAGCGCCCGAAGAAGCACCTGACCTCGGCCACGAAGTCGAACGGCATCTCGATCACCATGCCGTACTGGGACGAGCGGGTGAAGGCGGTGGCCGGGGCCTATCCGGACGTGCGGTGGGACCAGTACCACATCGACATCCTGACCGCGCATTTCGTCCTCAACCCGGACCGGTTCGACGTGGTGGTCGCCTCCAACCTGTTCGGCGACATCCTGTCGGATCTGGGGCCGGCCTGCACGGGCACGATCGGCATCGCGCCGTCCGGCAACATCAACCCGGAGCGGGTGCATCCTTCCGTGTTCGAGCCGGTCCACGGCTCGGCGCCGGACATCGCCGGGCAGGGGATCGCCAACCCGATCGGCCAGATCTGGTCGGGGGCGATGATGCTGGAGCATCTCGGCGAGCACGCGGCGGCGGCCGAGATCGTCAGCGGGATCGAGCGGGTGCTGTCCGAGCGGACGCTGCGCACCCGCGACCTCGGCGGCAACGCCGACACGGAGGCCTGCGGCAGGGCGGTGGCGCAGGCGCTGGGGTAG
- a CDS encoding chloride channel protein has translation MTWITQTLRELLYQLPAGARLSAVDAVSPALLLVGPCLGGAVLGLLIVAANYVRGPRRRPAIDPIEANALHGGRMSLRDSLYLALQNVISNGSGASVGLEAGYTQIASGLASRLGIAFEVRRSDLRTLVGCGAAGAIAAGFGAPLAGAFYAFELIIGTYSIATLTPVVVAALCGNLISRALIEAQPLVDLGDMQAVTTSHVTSLEILPSLALGLFCAGLGILIMRGVTLVERLVQASGVPRVAAPAFGGLCVGALALLATPQVLSGGHGALHMHFAAEGQGHGIAVLAALFAAKATASAISIGSGFRGGLFFASLFLGAIAGKLFAALAPVLVPPLADFGLTPLAYAVIGMSALAVAVIGGPLTMTFLALEVTGSLPITGVVLAAVIASSLTVRKTFGYSFATWRFHLRGESIRSPHDVGWIRSLTVGRLMRRNPGTVALDTPLPTFLRAHPLGSPSRVIAVDGGGRYAGILNVPEAHAAVRDAGADAQPVLADLLLHADDFLTPGMNAKDAAAAFDRTESEALAVVESAESRKVLGLLTESHTLKRYSEELDRQRRAMAGETD, from the coding sequence ATGACCTGGATCACCCAGACCCTGCGCGAGCTGCTCTACCAGCTGCCCGCGGGCGCGCGACTCAGCGCCGTCGACGCCGTGTCGCCGGCGCTCCTGCTCGTGGGCCCGTGCCTCGGCGGCGCCGTCCTCGGCCTGCTGATCGTCGCCGCCAACTACGTCCGCGGCCCGCGCAGGCGCCCGGCCATCGATCCCATCGAGGCCAACGCCCTGCACGGCGGCCGCATGTCCCTGCGCGACAGCCTCTACCTCGCCCTCCAGAACGTCATCTCGAACGGGTCCGGCGCCTCGGTGGGCCTCGAAGCCGGCTACACACAGATTGCCTCCGGCCTCGCCTCGCGGCTGGGCATCGCCTTCGAGGTGCGGCGCAGCGACCTGCGCACCCTGGTGGGCTGCGGCGCGGCCGGGGCGATCGCGGCCGGCTTCGGGGCGCCGCTCGCCGGCGCGTTCTACGCCTTCGAGCTGATCATCGGCACCTACTCGATCGCCACGCTGACGCCCGTGGTCGTCGCGGCGCTCTGCGGCAACCTGATCTCGCGCGCCCTGATCGAGGCGCAGCCGCTCGTCGATCTCGGCGACATGCAGGCGGTCACGACCTCGCACGTCACCAGCCTGGAGATCCTGCCGAGCCTCGCCCTCGGGCTGTTCTGCGCGGGCCTCGGCATCCTGATCATGCGCGGCGTCACCCTGGTCGAGCGCCTCGTCCAGGCGTCCGGTGTGCCGCGGGTGGCGGCGCCCGCCTTCGGCGGCCTGTGCGTCGGCGCGCTGGCGCTGCTGGCGACGCCGCAGGTGCTCTCGGGCGGCCACGGCGCCCTGCACATGCACTTCGCCGCCGAGGGGCAGGGGCACGGCATCGCGGTCCTGGCCGCGCTGTTCGCCGCCAAGGCCACGGCCTCGGCGATCTCGATCGGCTCGGGCTTCCGCGGCGGCCTGTTCTTCGCGTCCCTGTTCCTCGGGGCCATCGCCGGCAAGCTGTTCGCCGCCCTCGCCCCGGTGCTGGTGCCGCCGCTGGCGGATTTCGGCCTGACGCCGCTCGCCTACGCGGTGATCGGCATGAGCGCCCTCGCGGTGGCGGTCATCGGCGGCCCGCTCACCATGACGTTCCTGGCGCTGGAGGTCACCGGCAGCCTGCCGATCACCGGCGTCGTCCTGGCGGCTGTGATCGCGTCCTCCCTCACCGTGCGCAAGACCTTCGGCTACTCCTTCGCCACCTGGCGCTTCCACCTGCGCGGCGAGAGCATCCGCAGCCCCCACGACGTCGGCTGGATCCGCTCGCTGACCGTCGGCCGGCTGATGCGCCGCAATCCCGGCACCGTGGCGCTGGACACGCCGCTGCCCACCTTCCTGCGCGCCCATCCCCTCGGCTCGCCCTCCCGGGTGATCGCCGTGGACGGGGGCGGGCGCTACGCCGGCATCCTGAACGTGCCCGAGGCGCACGCGGCCGTCCGGGATGCCGGCGCCGACGCGCAGCCGGTCCTCGCCGACCTGCTCCTGCACGCGGACGATTTCCTCACGCCGGGCATGAACGCCAAGGACGCCGCCGCCGCCTTCGACAGGACCGAGAGCGAGGCGCTCGCGGTCGTCGAGAGCGCCGAGAGCCGGAAGGTGCTGGGCCTGCTCACCGAGAGCCACACGCTCAAGCGCTACAGCGAGGAGCTCGACCGCCAGCGCCGGGCGATGGCGGGTGAAACCGACTGA
- the hpt gene encoding hypoxanthine phosphoribosyltransferase gives MSIPERRVRTLFDEAAIAKRNDELAREILAARPENLLVVAVLKGSFMFAADLLRSLHRVGLAPQVEFVHLSSYRTGTVSSGQVEILRDVQSEVRGRDVLLVDDILESGRTVVFAKDLLMARGARRVLTAVLLEKPGKRAVTIDADFVGFTCPDVFVVGYGMDAAHAFRQLPFVGVVDYGDGDPDLFDA, from the coding sequence ATGAGCATCCCTGAACGGCGCGTCCGGACCCTGTTCGACGAGGCGGCCATCGCCAAGCGCAACGACGAGCTCGCCCGGGAGATCCTCGCCGCGCGGCCCGAGAACCTCCTCGTCGTGGCAGTGCTCAAGGGCAGCTTCATGTTCGCGGCCGACCTGCTCCGGTCGCTGCACCGGGTCGGGCTCGCCCCGCAGGTCGAGTTCGTGCACCTGTCGAGCTACCGCACCGGGACCGTCTCCAGCGGGCAGGTCGAGATCCTGCGCGACGTGCAGAGCGAGGTGCGCGGGCGGGACGTGCTGCTCGTGGACGACATCCTGGAATCGGGCCGGACCGTCGTCTTCGCCAAGGACCTGCTGATGGCCCGCGGCGCCCGGCGGGTCCTCACCGCGGTGCTGCTGGAGAAGCCCGGCAAGCGCGCCGTGACGATCGACGCGGATTTCGTCGGCTTCACCTGTCCCGACGTGTTCGTCGTCGGCTACGGGATGGACGCCGCCCACGCCTTCCGCCAGCTGCCCTTCGTGGGCGTGGTCGATTACGGCGACGGCGACCCGGACCTGTTCGACGCTTGA
- a CDS encoding response regulator, giving the protein MARILLVDDEETVRGFLKRGLEIDGHAVVTANDGSDGLDRLNEADGGFDLMLTDIRMPLMDGIALALAAKRDFPDLTILLMTGFADQRERARGLDAIVTDVLTKPFSLADLRATVKRALAA; this is encoded by the coding sequence ATGGCGCGCATCCTCCTGGTGGATGACGAAGAGACCGTCCGGGGCTTCCTCAAGCGGGGGCTCGAGATCGACGGGCACGCGGTCGTCACGGCCAACGACGGCAGCGACGGACTCGACCGCCTCAACGAGGCCGACGGCGGCTTCGATCTGATGCTCACCGACATCCGCATGCCGCTCATGGACGGCATCGCGCTGGCCCTCGCCGCCAAGCGCGACTTCCCCGACCTGACCATCCTGCTGATGACCGGCTTCGCCGACCAGCGCGAGCGCGCGCGCGGGCTCGACGCCATCGTCACCGACGTGCTGACCAAGCCCTTCTCCCTGGCGGATCTCCGCGCCACCGTGAAGCGGGCGCTCGCCGCCTGA
- a CDS encoding PilZ domain-containing protein codes for MPIERRARPRAETDLTGRIVPNFGRPVGCRVLDRSPGGAQLRVNSVFGLPETFMLEIPQTEERISARVVWRSAGNLGVVLDEPARPSM; via the coding sequence ATGCCCATCGAGAGACGCGCCCGCCCGAGAGCCGAGACGGATCTGACCGGGCGCATCGTGCCGAATTTCGGCCGGCCAGTGGGCTGCAGGGTCTTGGATCGATCGCCGGGCGGAGCGCAGCTCCGCGTGAACAGCGTCTTCGGTCTCCCCGAGACCTTCATGCTCGAGATCCCGCAGACCGAGGAGCGCATCAGCGCGCGCGTGGTCTGGCGCTCGGCAGGCAATCTCGGGGTGGTGCTCGACGAGCCGGCGCGGCCGTCGATGTAG
- a CDS encoding DMT family transporter encodes MKYIHSHLWPGVPLALVSAVLFGASAPFAKLLLGTVSPQLLAGLLYLGAGIGLAIVHVSRATFGVPAQEAPLRRHDLPWLAAVVLFGGLAGPLLLMLGLSHTSAASGSLLLNLEGLATMLIAWVVFRENVDRRLILGAFAMLVGAVVLSWNGEGVRLDAGAALIAAACLAWGIDNNLTRKLSSSDPVVTATIKGVVAGSVNVALALMLGAAMPSLAMIGAAAVVGFLGVGVSLVLFMLALRHLGAARTGAYFSLAPFIGAVIAVGLLGEPVTVQLVVAGALMGMGLWLHLAERHEHAHLHETMEHEHAHVHDEHHQHHHDGPVTEPHSHWHRHEPLRHTHPHYPDLHHQHGHV; translated from the coding sequence ATGAAATACATCCACTCCCACCTCTGGCCAGGGGTGCCGTTGGCCCTCGTTTCGGCCGTCTTGTTCGGTGCCTCCGCTCCGTTCGCGAAGCTTCTGCTCGGCACCGTCTCGCCGCAACTGCTTGCTGGGCTTCTCTACCTCGGCGCGGGCATCGGCCTGGCAATCGTGCATGTCAGCCGAGCTACCTTTGGCGTTCCAGCCCAGGAAGCTCCGCTCCGCCGGCATGATCTGCCGTGGCTGGCAGCAGTCGTGCTGTTCGGTGGGTTGGCCGGGCCGCTTCTGCTGATGCTGGGTCTGTCGCACACCTCTGCCGCGTCTGGCTCGCTGTTGCTCAACCTCGAAGGCTTGGCGACTATGCTCATCGCGTGGGTGGTGTTCCGGGAGAACGTTGATCGCCGTCTGATACTGGGTGCGTTCGCCATGCTCGTGGGCGCGGTCGTGTTGTCGTGGAACGGTGAGGGTGTGCGCCTCGATGCGGGCGCGGCGTTGATCGCCGCCGCCTGTCTGGCCTGGGGCATCGACAACAACCTGACCCGCAAGCTCTCCTCGTCCGATCCGGTTGTCACGGCCACGATTAAGGGGGTGGTTGCGGGCAGCGTCAACGTGGCTCTGGCGCTGATGTTGGGCGCGGCAATGCCATCCTTGGCAATGATCGGCGCAGCGGCGGTGGTCGGCTTCCTCGGTGTCGGGGTGAGCCTCGTCCTATTCATGCTGGCCTTGCGCCACCTCGGTGCAGCGCGCACTGGGGCCTACTTCTCACTTGCGCCTTTCATCGGCGCGGTGATTGCCGTCGGGCTGCTAGGCGAGCCGGTGACGGTGCAGCTCGTCGTGGCCGGCGCGCTGATGGGTATGGGTCTGTGGCTGCACCTCGCAGAGCGCCACGAGCACGCGCACCTCCATGAGACGATGGAGCACGAGCATGCCCACGTCCACGATGAGCACCACCAGCATCATCACGATGGGCCGGTGACGGAGCCACACTCCCATTGGCACCGCCATGAGCCGCTACGGCACACCCATCCTCACTACCCCGACCTCCACCATCAGCACGGTCATGTTTGA
- a CDS encoding helix-turn-helix domain-containing protein has translation MQPLFSTEKIHPRNAFRQWREMVCEQLVPVELKTVDEAQFKGSIAATNIGAVPISHFAHTAMRSETTADAARRDDRSDRAYAVLMLSGRAIARQGDQEAECQMGDLFVLDARPAVVQTETSSTLILDLPRDRLETALGPSRLFSALRVGADHASTTLARTYIQDLVAVADRLGPDAAARLASIGIDLIVASLAERMAQEVPRSIHGNVTVQRAKAYVETHLGDPSLDPPQLAAAMGLSLRRLQELFHERGRHISDYIWERRLEVAAKRLTDPACAHLSVGMLAYACGFSSQAHFARRFKDRYDVSPREYRQAHTQDLRSVATALGLSP, from the coding sequence ATGCAACCGCTTTTTTCGACAGAAAAGATCCACCCTCGGAACGCGTTCCGCCAGTGGCGCGAAATGGTCTGTGAACAGCTGGTCCCGGTGGAGTTGAAGACCGTCGACGAGGCCCAGTTCAAGGGCAGCATAGCCGCTACGAATATCGGCGCCGTGCCGATTTCACACTTCGCACACACGGCCATGCGCAGCGAAACGACGGCCGACGCGGCCCGGCGCGACGACCGGTCCGATCGGGCCTACGCGGTCCTGATGCTCTCCGGCCGGGCTATCGCCCGACAGGGCGACCAGGAGGCGGAATGTCAGATGGGCGACCTTTTCGTCCTCGACGCACGCCCGGCCGTCGTCCAGACGGAGACGAGCAGTACCCTGATCCTGGATCTGCCGCGCGATCGTCTGGAAACCGCACTGGGCCCGTCCCGGCTGTTCAGCGCCCTCAGGGTCGGCGCGGACCACGCCTCCACGACCTTGGCGCGGACGTACATCCAGGATTTGGTTGCGGTCGCCGATCGGCTCGGCCCCGACGCGGCCGCCCGCTTGGCGTCGATCGGGATCGACCTAATCGTAGCCAGCCTCGCCGAACGGATGGCGCAGGAGGTACCGCGTTCCATACACGGCAACGTCACGGTCCAGCGTGCCAAGGCCTATGTTGAGACCCATCTGGGCGATCCGAGTTTGGATCCACCACAGCTCGCCGCCGCAATGGGGCTGTCGCTACGCCGGCTGCAGGAGCTGTTCCACGAGCGCGGCCGGCACATCTCCGACTACATCTGGGAACGCCGCTTGGAGGTGGCAGCCAAGCGCCTGACCGACCCGGCCTGTGCACACCTGTCCGTCGGCATGCTGGCCTACGCCTGTGGCTTCAGCAGCCAGGCGCATTTCGCCCGCCGCTTCAAGGATCGCTACGACGTGAGCCCCCGTGAATACCGGCAGGCACACACGCAGGACCTGCGGTCGGTTGCGACCGCTCTCGGGCTGTCGCCCTAG
- a CDS encoding fasciclin domain-containing protein has protein sequence MLTQNTGRRTAQALALTLALSLGASGAAYAKNPMVGGAPMYAQKTIVENAVNSKDHTTLVAAVKAAGLVDTLNGPGPFTVFAPTNAAFAKLPPGTVESLVQPQNKATLTKILTYHVVPGVYTAKDLMALAKKGGGQGVLTTVEGEPLAVEVQGKKVLVTDQKGNTATVTIPNVMQSNGVIHVINAVLMP, from the coding sequence ATGCTCACTCAGAACACCGGCCGCCGCACGGCCCAGGCGCTCGCCCTGACCCTCGCGCTCAGCCTCGGAGCCAGCGGCGCGGCCTACGCCAAGAACCCGATGGTCGGCGGCGCGCCGATGTACGCCCAGAAGACCATCGTCGAGAACGCGGTCAATTCGAAGGATCACACCACCCTCGTCGCTGCCGTGAAGGCCGCGGGCCTCGTCGATACGCTGAACGGCCCGGGCCCGTTCACGGTGTTCGCGCCGACCAACGCCGCCTTCGCCAAGCTGCCGCCGGGCACGGTGGAAAGCCTCGTGCAGCCGCAGAACAAGGCGACGCTGACGAAGATCCTGACCTACCACGTGGTCCCGGGTGTCTACACCGCCAAGGACCTGATGGCGCTGGCCAAGAAGGGGGGTGGACAGGGCGTGCTGACCACCGTCGAGGGCGAACCACTCGCCGTCGAGGTGCAGGGCAAGAAGGTTCTCGTCACCGACCAGAAGGGCAACACCGCGACGGTGACCATCCCGAACGTCATGCAGTCGAACGGCGTCATCCACGTCATCAACGCCGTGCTGATGCCGTAA